TCTTTTCAGAATCCGAACCGCCGCAACATCTCGCCGGTCAGTTCGGCAAGCTCACGCCGGGCGGCGACATCTGCGGCGATCGGTGAATAGCGGGCCGGGCGGAGGTTCTCGAAATACTCGCCATTCCAGCCGTTCCGCGCGATCTCCATCACCGTCCCGAAGACCTCCTCCCCGCCAACCGACGCATCGTCACCGGCAAGCGACCATCCGGCGTGCAGCAGCTTGGTGGCAATCACGCCCGGATCGAGCGAGTTCGAGCGCACGTCGCTCGCCGAGTCGAGCGTGAACATGATATTGAATAGCTTGCTCCGCGCGTAGGCGTCGTAGCCCGAATAGCCGCGCTCGCCCTGAAAGTTGGCAGAATCGAACACGGCGCTGTGGTGATCGACCGAACTCACATTCAGCACCGAGCCGCCATTGGCGATCAGCGCCGGTCTGAGGAGGCTCGTCAGCAGCACCGGCGCGAGGTAGTTGACGCAGAAGGTGGTCTCGTACCCCTCCGGCGTGAGCGTGCGCGTCGGCATGTAAACCGCCGCATTGTTGACGAGCAGATCGAGGCCAGGGAAACGCTGAACCAGCTCCCGCCCCATCGAATACACCGCGTCGAGATCGGTGAAATCAGCCTCCAGAGCGCCCAGCGGCTCCGCGCCCGTCACCCGCGCAATCTCCGCCGACGCCTCTTTGATCCGGGAAGCACTCCGCCCATGCACAATCACCCGATGCCCCGCCGCCGCGAACCGCTTCGCCGCCGCAAGCCCGATGCCATCAGTGCTTCCGGTTATGCAGACAGTCAACTGGTTCATCCTGCAGAAATGGTGTTTTATTTTTTTGATCCGCATGATCCGTTCGATCTTTTGGAATGACAAACGAAACAAGAAAACAGAAAAAAAGGTGTGAACAGAGGGGAGGCATCGTTCCGGCCAGCTTGCTGAAACGGACAGGCTGGCCGGAGGTTAGCGGATATCAGAGGATCTCGACCAGTTCGAGTTCGAAGTTGAGGTCGAGGCCGGCCATCGGGTGGTTGGCGTCGAGGGTGACGGTAGTGTCGTTCAGATCGACGATCATCACGATCGCTTCGCCGCCGTCGGCGAGGCTGAGCTGCAACTGCTGGCCGATTTCGAGCGGAATGTCGGCGGGAATCTGGTCGCGCTTGATTTCAGCGATGAGTTCTTCGGCTCGTTGGCCATACGCCTCGTCCACGGGAATGTTGACCGTTTTCTTCTGGCCCGGTTCCATATCGACCAGCGCCCGGTCGAAGCCCGGAATCACCATGCCGGCGCCGATGGTTACCTCCAGCGGGCCGCGCTCCACGGAGCTGTCGAAAACCGTGCCGTCGTCGTAGGTGCCGGTATAATGAACCAGAACCTTGTCTCCTTTTTTTGTCTGTGCCATAACTCGTTCTCCTTCAATCATTTAAAATCGGGACATCCGCTTTTGTACCATCAACTCTCCACAGAACCGAAAGCCAACGACTGCCCGTATGAAAAAAAATTCCGTCGGAAGATAACACTTTTTACCAGAGCCGGGCTGAAAAGTTCAGCACTGGCACGCTATGCCCATCTCTCGTGATTTCGTACATGATACTACCAGTACCTTGATTTGATCCGAAAGGTTCAGTGCCGGGAATTCCCCCTCACTCCACCGGAAGCTCGACGGCTTCGTCGTCGTTTTCGAGTGTTTGCGGGGCGTGGATGAACGAGATCAGTTTTTCGCGGAGGTGGCAGCGGAGAGTCCAGAGGTCGGCGGAGTTGGCGGCGCTGACGAGTGCGCGGAGCTCCATGGTGACATCGCCCGAATCGGTAACTTCGAGCCGGGCGACACGCTTGTCCCACAACGGACTCTCGGCGACAATCCGCTCGAATTCCCGGCGAACTTCATCGACCGGCACATGGTAACCGACCCGGAGCATCACCGCGCCGGTGAGTTCGAGCGAGCTGCGCGTCCAGTTCTGGAAGGGTTTGTCGATGAACCAGGTGATCGGCACAATGATGCGCCGCTCGTCCCAGAGACGCACAACGACGTAGGTGAGCGTGATCTCCTCGACACGCCCGTTCTCCTTTTCGACAACCACGATGTCACCAAGGCGCACCGGTTGCGTGATGGCGATCTGGATGCCCGCGATGAGCGTCTGGAGGCTGCGCTGGGCGGCGAAGCCGATCACGATGCCCGCAAGCCCCGCCGAGGCAAGGATGCTCAGGCCAATCTGACGCACGGTCTGGAAGGTCATCAGCACTCCGGCGATGGCCAGAATCACCACCAGCACGTTGACGATCTTCCGGAGCAGGCTGACGTTGGTGGTGATGCGCCGCGCCTCGACGTTGCTTTTTCCGGCGTCACGGTAACGCTGCTGGATCACCGCTTCGATGACAGCGAAAATCCTGAGCGCGAACCACGATACGCCAGCAATCGAGCCGATGGAGAGCATGTGGCTCAAAAGCTCCTTGATTTCACCCGGTATCCGCACATAATAGACGATACCAGCGAGGGCGATCAGCACGAAGAGCACCCTGACGGGCATGAGCAACATGCCGAGCACCGGGGCGCTTCCGGCGATGGTTTGTCTTATACGATCGAGCGTGCGCTTGAGCAGGGCGTTGCCGAACAGGTAGAGTAGCACCGCCAGTACGGCGGCGGCCACCGGCATGATCCACGATTCAATCAGAGTCTCTGCGTTCATCGTCGTCCATTGAAAAGTTTCGGGCGCTCAGCCCGCTTCACTGAAAAGTAGTGATGAACAGGAACGCCTGCAAACAGGAACGTCCCGGAGGGAGAGCCAGCGGGACGTTCGGAAAAGGATGGAAAGAGCCGTTCAGCGCGAAATCTGCATCCGGTCAAACTCTTCGCGGGAGCGGCTGACGCAGTCCTCGATGGCCATGCCGCCATAGTAGTTGCCGGTCATGTAGAGGTTGCGCGCGCTGCCGAGCATCTGATCGGTTTTGGCGGCCCACTCCTTGTGACCGACACGCAACGAAGGCACCACGTTCTTCTTGTCGATCGCGTGCTCGATCTTCGAGCGGCTGATGCCGAGCACCTCCATGATCCGCTTGAATTTGGCGTTGTCGTCGAGGCCGGGGCGGAAGTGGAAGGCGAAGCCACGGAAGTTGTCGTCCGGCACGGTGTCACGCGAAACCATCGAAAAAAAGGTGTCGTTCGGCGAAATGATCGCCGCCACGGGTTTGAGCGACACGTTGCTTTTCCGGATCACCACGCCGACAGAGTCCACTTCGGCATACCTGAGTTTGGTGAAGTGGTCGGCAAGCGCCGGATTGGTGTCATGCACCAGCCGCGCCGCCGGGGCCGAGGGAAGCGCGATGACGAGCGCGTCACCGGAATACTCCTTGCCGTCAGCGGTTTTGACCACGTACCTGCCGCCGGAGTGCGACAACGACTGCGCGGGCGAACCGGCGTGAACCTCGATCCCCTTCTGGGCGGCGATGGCGCGGGCCACGCCCTGCAAGCCAGTCTTGAAAGTGTAGTTCTTGAGCACATCCTTGCGCTTTTCGCGGCTCTTGAACATCATGTCAGCCGGAAAATCGTCAGTCGGCTGCGACGGCACGGCATTGAAAAAGTGGCTCACCGTGTTGCGGTAGTTGTTTTCGCCAACGATTTTGGAGTAGTAGGAGCGCACCGACATGTTCTCCTTCTTGAGGGAAAAGATGCTCGGCGCGTGACGGAGCAGCTCGAAAATATTGAGACCGGACATGATCGACGATACCTTTCCGTTCTTGAGCAGCGTGAAAGGCACCTTCGCGCGGGGGATAATGGTGTCGGCAATGCCGCAGGCTTCGACGATGCCGAGCAGGTTCTGGTACGAGCTGTAGCAGGTGTGTGCGCCCATCTCCAGCCAGAACTTGTCGCCGTTGCTCGAAAATTGCGGCGAGGAGAACGAACCGCCGACGGCGCTCTCCTTTTCGATAAGCGTGGTTTTCATGCCGACCTGCGAACAGTAAAATGCCATGCTGAGTCCGCTGATGCCGCCGCCGATAATGATTACCTCTTTTTGCGCCATGAGAAAGCTGGTGATGGTTCGTATAAAAAATGATGTGTAATGTAGTGAAAGATCGCCTCAAAACGTAACAGCCTTTACGAAGCCGCCCCCGATCTGACCGATCAGCCTCACCGATTTCGATCACCTCGGCACGCTGTCGAAGCTGCCATTACCTTCCCTCGTAGCCCTCTTCGCGATAATGCGCCACGTAGCGGACGTAGTTTTCCGGCGACTCGGCGATATTGGCCCGCTCCTCCTCGGTAATCGGGCGGATCACTTTGGCCGGAACTCCGGCGACCAGCATTCCCGTCGGCACGCGGAAACCCTGTTTGACAAGCGACCCGGCGGCCACGATCGACCAGGGTTCGATGACGCAGTGGTCGAGCAAGGTGGCGCTCATGCCGATGAGTACGTTGTCCTCCACCGTGCAGGCGTGCAGCACCGCGCCATGACCGATGGTGACGTTGCTGCCGATCTTCAGCGGGCCGGTATCGTGCGTCACATGCAGGGTGACGTTGTCCTGCACGCTGGTCTTCTCGCCGATGGTAATCGGGCACACATCGCCCCTGACCACGGCGTTAAACCAGACGCTCGAATGCGCCCCGATCCTGACGTCGCCGATGACGTACGAACCTTCGGCCAGAAAAACCGACTCGTGAATCTCCGGGTGCATCCCCCGGTACGACATGACCTTTCTCATGGAACGGATAGTTGAGTGTTTCGACGATTATAAATTTCAATTTCACGTTACCGCTTTTTCACCCGACTTGAAAGCGGTGCGTGAAAAATGGAGGACAAATCGGCGAGCGCTTTTCCCGGCCTGTTCATTTTGCGTTGTAAAGTGCATTGCGCGCTTCTTACTTTTCGAGGCAAGCTTCATCATCGGTAACGCAAGCTTCAGAAAGTCCATGAAAAAGATTCTCCTCTCCCTGGCGCTCCTTTCGGCGGCGCTGCTCGCTCCCCGCCAATCCTTCGCTTTCGGCCCCGAACCGTTGCTCATCACCGCTGACCAGCAGGCCGCTCTGGAACAGACCGCGAAAAACAGCGCCTACGAACTGCTTGTGGCCAAAAGAAACGTCACGCTGAACAATGGCGCGTTCACGGCGGGTGACAATCCGGGCAATTTCATCGAGGCCAGGCTGATGCGCTCCATCGTCTGCGAGCTGAACGGCAACAGCAACCCCGACATCGCGGTGATCATCGAGCATCACGGCATGGGCAGTGGCGCGTTCTATGAGCTTTCCGCGCTGCTCTCCGGGGCAAACGGTTTCAGGCAGACCACGCCGGTGCTGCTGGGCGAAAACATCGAAATCGCGGAGTTCACCGCCGCCTCCTCCATGTGGCAGCCGGACGAACTGCTCGTCGCCTGGCGCGGCCACGGGGAGAGCGACGCCCACGCCAGACCGACGGCACTGCAACGCGCCTGCTACTTCCTCGATGGCAACTGCCTGCTCAACGGCGACTGCGGGCAAATGCAGGTCGTGAAAAAACCGGCGCTCTATCTCTATCCCGCGAAAACCACCAGGATCGAGGTACGCCTCTCGCCGGAGGGCAAAGTCATCCGCGCGATTCCCGACTACAACCATCGCTGGCGCGTCACGGTACGGAAGGACGGCCTGATCGACGGCCGGTATCGTTATCTCTTCTACGAGGCGACGCTCGACAAAAAGATCGAACTGCCCCGCCACGGCTGGTCGGTGCGGCACGACGACCTCGGCGACTGGTTCGATACAAATCTGCGCGAAATGGGGCTGAACCGCGCGGAAGCTGCCGACCTGAAGGAGTACTGGATCGAGAACCTTCCGGACAGCCCGTTCTACACCATCAGGCTGATCGAGCCCTCCGTCGTGAACAGGCGTCTCGGCCTGAAGATAGAGCCGAAACCGGACAGGCTGCTCAGGGTGCTGCTCGCATTCACCCCGTCCGATAAGGCGACGGAAATCAAGGCTCCGAAGCTCGACAGGTTCCGGAGAAAGGGGTTCACCGCAGTCGAATGGGGCGGCATTCTCGACGATGGCCGCGCGGCTCGCGAGGCGCGATGACCGGCAACGGCCCGGAGCCGTGGCCGCCGCGACGGTTCCGGGGAGGTTTCGGCGTCAATACAGCGGCAGGATCGCTATATTCCGGTTTGAACAGGCAAAGCCATCATCCGGCCGCGCCCTCACTGGCAGGTAATTTTTGAGTTGAATGTCATGGGTTCGATACTGAGCTGTACAAATCTGAAGAAGATCTACAATAAACGCGAGGTGGTCAAAAGCTCGACCATCGAGGTCAGGCAGGGCGAAATCGTCGGCCTGCTCGGCCCGAACGGCGCGGGCAAGACCACCACGTTCTACATGATCGTGGGACTCGTCAAGCCCGATGCGGGCCAGGTGCTGCTCGACCAGGAGGAGATTACCGGCCTGCCGATGTACAAGCGGGCGCGAAAAGGAATCGGCTACCTGCCGCAGGAGGCGTCGGTGTTCCGGAAGCTCACCGTCGAGGAGAACATCCTCGCCGTGCTCGAATTCACCTCGCTCTCCAAGGCCCAGCGCCAGGAGAAGACCGACAAGATGCTCGAAGACCTGAACATCGCGCATATCCGCAAGAGCATGGGCTACGCGCTCTCGGGCGGCGAGCGGCGGCGCACGGAGATCGCTCGCGCCCTCGCGCTCGATCCACGCTTCATCCTGCTCGACGAGCCGTTCGCGGGCGTCGATCCCATCGCCGTCGAAGACATCCAGCAGATCGTCGAGGGACTCGTCAAGCGCAACATCGGCGTGCTCATCACCGACCACAACGTGCACGAAACGCTCTCCATCACCAACCACGCCTACCTGCTCTTCGACGGCAGCATCTTCATGCAGGGCACGCCCGAACAGATCGCCGAAAATGCCGATGCCCGCAAGCTCTACCTCGGCGAAAAGTTCACGCTCGACCGCTACTGAGCGACGGGGAAAGGCAAGCCCGGATTTCAGGGCAGAGATGACAGGCTGGAACCGCTCATAAGCGAAACTTTGAATTTCAAAGAGTTGTTAAGTAAAGACGGGTTTCCGACCTGTTTACATTCAGATCCGACGACACACCGCCATTGCCGGAGGCAATGATCCGATGAACATACTACTTCTCTATCCGGAATTTCCGGACACCTTCTGGAGCTTCAAGCACGCCCTCAAGTTCGTCAAAAAAAAGGCGTCGCTTCCTCCGCTCGGTCTGATTACCGTGGCATCGATGCTTCCACCCGCATGGCAGCGGCGACTGGTCGATCTCAATGTTCGCAAGCTCCGCAGCGAAGATATCTCATGGGCGGACATTGCCTTCGTCAGCGCCATGGCAGTACAGCAGGAGTCCGCTCGCGAGGTGATCGCGCGATGCAAGGCCACGGGATTGCCGGTGGTCGCCGGAGGCCCACTCTTCACCACCGGTTATACCGAATTTCCCGAAGTTGATTACTTCGTGCTGAACGAGGCGGAAATCACCCTGCCACGATTCATCGCCGACCTCGAAAATGGCCTTCCCGAGCGATATTACACCGCCGATGAATTCCCCGATCTCTCATGCACCCCAGCGCCTGAGTGGGAGCTGCTCGACATGAAACAGTACGCATCGATGGCCATCCAGTTCTCGCGCGGCTGCCCGTATCGCTGCGATTTCTGCAACGTCACAGCGCTCTTCGGCCACAAAATCCGCACCAAATCCAGTTCGCAGATCATCGCCGAGCTGGAGGGACTGCGAAAACACGGATGGAAGGACAGCATCTTTTTCGTCGACGACAACTTCATCGCCCACCGCGCGTACCTGAAAAAGGAGCTTCTGCCTGCGCTGATCGACTGGAGACAAGCCAATGGGGTAACGAACAAGTTTTACACGGAGTGCTCGATCAATCTTGCCGACGATGACGAGTTGATGGCGCTGATGGTGTCGGCGGGCTTCAACCAGGTGTTCATCGGCATCGAAACGCCTGAAGACTTGGCCTTGCAGGCTTGCGGCAAGCAGCACAACACCTCGCGCGACATGCTCGATAACGTCCGGCGAATCCAGCACGCGGGCATCGAGGTGCAGGGAGGATTCATCGTGGGCTTCGACAGCGACACGCCGTCGATTTTTCAGAAACAGATCGACTTCATCCAGAACAGCGGCATCGTCACCGCGATGGTCGGCATTTTGCAGGCCCTGCCCGGCACGAAGCTCTACGAACGGCTGAAGGGCGAGGGACGGCTGCTGCCCCATTCGAGCGGCGACAATGCGGACAGCAACACCAACATCGTGCCGGTGATGGATGCCGAACTTTTGCGCAAAGGGTACCGGGAGATGATGAACCAGCTCTACGCGCCCAAATTTTACTATCAGCGAATCCGCACCTTGCTGCAGGAGTACCGGCCTCATCAACTGAAAGGGCGCTTCCGGATGAGCCAGTTCATGGCCTTCCTGCGCTCGACGGTCGTGCTCGGCGTCATCGGACGGGAGCGTGTCCATTACTGGCGAATGCTCGCCTGGACGGCTGTCAACCGCCAGCAGGCGCTGCCACTGGCCGTAACGCTGGCCATCTACGGCCACCACTTCCGGAAGGTATGCGCCCTGCATTTGAAAGAGCGTCAGCATGCAACTATATGAACGTCAGATCGCAATGGGATTTGTATGTTCGAACAATAAAGAGTAATATCAGATTTCTGGACAACGGTTGGGCCAGAGGCTTTCAAGTGATTTGTGCTTTTGATTATTTGGCAGCTTTTCTCTTTCTATCAAAGCACTAAGACCTTGCATAATCATGAACATCTACATCGGCAATCTCAATTACGATATCACTGAAGCAGAACTGAGCGATGCGTTCGGCGAATTCGGAACCGTTTCCAAATCGAACGTCATCATCGACAAGTTCACGGGCCGCTCGAAAGGGTTTGGCTTCGTCGAAATGCCTAACGACGCTGAAGCCAACGAGGCGATCTCCAAACTCAACGAGAGCGACCTGAAAGGCAGAAAAATCAGGGTGAACGAGGCCAAGCCGCGCGAAGATCGCCCGGTATCCCGCCCCAGGTACTGATCTGCTTCCATAGACAGACCGTCAAGCCGCAGCGACAAAACTGCGGCTTTTTTTTGCCCCTCTGTTCCCCGCCGGGAATTCACTGCGTATCTTCAAAGGCATTCGACAACAAACGCATTCCCATGATCGACGAGCCGTTTCTGTTCCGCTCCGAGGGCGGGTTCATCCGCATTCCCATCTGGGGCCATATCCCGCTGAGCGCGCCGCTCAAGAAAATCCTCGCGCATCCTTCTTTCCTGCGGCTCAAGGGCATCCGCCAGCTCTCGTTCGCCCAGCAGGTCTATCCCGGCGCGAACCACACCCGCTTCGAGCACTCCATCGGCGTCTATCACCTGATGAAAATGATTTTGCAGCGCATGGTGAGCAACCCGCTGGCGCTCGAATTGCAAAGCGAGCAGCTGCAGTTCGACGGCGAGACCTGCCGCACGCTCTTGGCGACCTGCCTGTTGCACGACATCGGCCACTACCCTCACGCCCATGTGCTGGAGGAAGTCACCCCGGCAGGCGACAGCTCTGCGGTGTTCGCGCACCACGAGTCGCTGACTGGCCAGTTCCTGAACGAGGAGCACCACGGCGTTCCGTCGATCGCGGCGATCCTGCACGACGACTGGCAGGTCGATCCCGACACCGTGACGGAGATCATCGCGGGCAAGACGGCGCACCGGCTCGGCAAGCTGGTGAGCGGTACGCTCGATCCCGACAAGATGGACTACCTCATGCGCGACGCGCACCACTGCAACATTCCGTACGGCAGCATCGACATCGAGCGGCTCATCGAATCGTTCGTGCCCGACCCGGAGCGCCAGCGGCTGGCAATCACCGAAAAAGGGATCGCGCCACTCGAAAGCCTGCTCTTCGCCAAGTACATGATGATGCGCAACGTCTACTGGCACCACACCAGCCGCACCTTCGCGGCGATGCTGCGCCGACTCCTGCAGGAGATCACGGACGATGGCCGCCTGCCCGTCGCGCCGCTGCGCGAACTTTTCTACTTCAACTCCGACGACCGCGTGTTCTATGAGCTCGAACGGATGATCCGCCATCTCGGCCTGCCATCGGCAGAGCTGCTCGACGCGATTCTGGAGCGCCGCGTCTACAAGCGGGCGATGACCATTCGCCCCTACACCGGCCCGGAGATGGCAATCGATCCGGTCTGGTTCGCCTACAGCACCGACCACCGCCGTCGCAAGGAGAAGGAGCTGGAAATCTGCGCTCTCGTCGGCAGAAAAACCGGCAAACGGCTCGCTGGCCACGAGGTGCTCATCGACGCGCCCGCATCGAAGGATGTGTTCGACTACGACGACTTCCGCGAACTGCGCGTCTGGCCAACCAGAAGCGAACACCGCCACCTGGTGCACTCGACGGCCACGAGCGACTACGTCCGGTTCGACGATTTCCGCGAATCGGTGTTCCGCTCGGACTTCATCCTCTCCTTCGAGCGCTACACCAAGAAATTCCGTGTGCTCTGCCGCCCCGACCTCGTCGAGACGCTTTCCGGCCTCGAAGCGGAGGTGCTGGAAATTTTGCGGGGGTGACGATGGCGGGAAAGAACGAAAAGGACAGCAGGGACGCGAAGGAGGACATGCGCGGCTGAAGTAATGAAACCGGTCTTGCATTCCGAATTCCTGCATTTACATTGCCCCGGCTTTCAAGCCGGGGAACAGATTGCGGACACCACTCGACCCCGGCTCGCTTCGGATTCAATGGGGATGAACC
This genomic window from Chlorobaculum limnaeum contains:
- a CDS encoding HD domain-containing protein, which translates into the protein MIDEPFLFRSEGGFIRIPIWGHIPLSAPLKKILAHPSFLRLKGIRQLSFAQQVYPGANHTRFEHSIGVYHLMKMILQRMVSNPLALELQSEQLQFDGETCRTLLATCLLHDIGHYPHAHVLEEVTPAGDSSAVFAHHESLTGQFLNEEHHGVPSIAAILHDDWQVDPDTVTEIIAGKTAHRLGKLVSGTLDPDKMDYLMRDAHHCNIPYGSIDIERLIESFVPDPERQRLAITEKGIAPLESLLFAKYMMMRNVYWHHTSRTFAAMLRRLLQEITDDGRLPVAPLRELFYFNSDDRVFYELERMIRHLGLPSAELLDAILERRVYKRAMTIRPYTGPEMAIDPVWFAYSTDHRRRKEKELEICALVGRKTGKRLAGHEVLIDAPASKDVFDYDDFRELRVWPTRSEHRHLVHSTATSDYVRFDDFRESVFRSDFILSFERYTKKFRVLCRPDLVETLSGLEAEVLEILRG
- a CDS encoding gamma carbonic anhydrase family protein, yielding MRKVMSYRGMHPEIHESVFLAEGSYVIGDVRIGAHSSVWFNAVVRGDVCPITIGEKTSVQDNVTLHVTHDTGPLKIGSNVTIGHGAVLHACTVEDNVLIGMSATLLDHCVIEPWSIVAAGSLVKQGFRVPTGMLVAGVPAKVIRPITEEERANIAESPENYVRYVAHYREEGYEGR
- a CDS encoding FKBP-type peptidyl-prolyl cis-trans isomerase — encoded protein: MAQTKKGDKVLVHYTGTYDDGTVFDSSVERGPLEVTIGAGMVIPGFDRALVDMEPGQKKTVNIPVDEAYGQRAEELIAEIKRDQIPADIPLEIGQQLQLSLADGGEAIVMIVDLNDTTVTLDANHPMAGLDLNFELELVEIL
- a CDS encoding RNA recognition motif domain-containing protein, yielding MNIYIGNLNYDITEAELSDAFGEFGTVSKSNVIIDKFTGRSKGFGFVEMPNDAEANEAISKLNESDLKGRKIRVNEAKPREDRPVSRPRY
- a CDS encoding protoporphyrinogen/coproporphyrinogen oxidase, translated to MAQKEVIIIGGGISGLSMAFYCSQVGMKTTLIEKESAVGGSFSSPQFSSNGDKFWLEMGAHTCYSSYQNLLGIVEACGIADTIIPRAKVPFTLLKNGKVSSIMSGLNIFELLRHAPSIFSLKKENMSVRSYYSKIVGENNYRNTVSHFFNAVPSQPTDDFPADMMFKSREKRKDVLKNYTFKTGLQGVARAIAAQKGIEVHAGSPAQSLSHSGGRYVVKTADGKEYSGDALVIALPSAPAARLVHDTNPALADHFTKLRYAEVDSVGVVIRKSNVSLKPVAAIISPNDTFFSMVSRDTVPDDNFRGFAFHFRPGLDDNAKFKRIMEVLGISRSKIEHAIDKKNVVPSLRVGHKEWAAKTDQMLGSARNLYMTGNYYGGMAIEDCVSRSREEFDRMQISR
- the lptB gene encoding LPS export ABC transporter ATP-binding protein, giving the protein MGSILSCTNLKKIYNKREVVKSSTIEVRQGEIVGLLGPNGAGKTTTFYMIVGLVKPDAGQVLLDQEEITGLPMYKRARKGIGYLPQEASVFRKLTVEENILAVLEFTSLSKAQRQEKTDKMLEDLNIAHIRKSMGYALSGGERRRTEIARALALDPRFILLDEPFAGVDPIAVEDIQQIVEGLVKRNIGVLITDHNVHETLSITNHAYLLFDGSIFMQGTPEQIAENADARKLYLGEKFTLDRY
- a CDS encoding B12-binding domain-containing radical SAM protein, coding for MNILLLYPEFPDTFWSFKHALKFVKKKASLPPLGLITVASMLPPAWQRRLVDLNVRKLRSEDISWADIAFVSAMAVQQESAREVIARCKATGLPVVAGGPLFTTGYTEFPEVDYFVLNEAEITLPRFIADLENGLPERYYTADEFPDLSCTPAPEWELLDMKQYASMAIQFSRGCPYRCDFCNVTALFGHKIRTKSSSQIIAELEGLRKHGWKDSIFFVDDNFIAHRAYLKKELLPALIDWRQANGVTNKFYTECSINLADDDELMALMVSAGFNQVFIGIETPEDLALQACGKQHNTSRDMLDNVRRIQHAGIEVQGGFIVGFDSDTPSIFQKQIDFIQNSGIVTAMVGILQALPGTKLYERLKGEGRLLPHSSGDNADSNTNIVPVMDAELLRKGYREMMNQLYAPKFYYQRIRTLLQEYRPHQLKGRFRMSQFMAFLRSTVVLGVIGRERVHYWRMLAWTAVNRQQALPLAVTLAIYGHHFRKVCALHLKERQHATI
- a CDS encoding mechanosensitive ion channel family protein, which encodes MNAETLIESWIMPVAAAVLAVLLYLFGNALLKRTLDRIRQTIAGSAPVLGMLLMPVRVLFVLIALAGIVYYVRIPGEIKELLSHMLSIGSIAGVSWFALRIFAVIEAVIQQRYRDAGKSNVEARRITTNVSLLRKIVNVLVVILAIAGVLMTFQTVRQIGLSILASAGLAGIVIGFAAQRSLQTLIAGIQIAITQPVRLGDIVVVEKENGRVEEITLTYVVVRLWDERRIIVPITWFIDKPFQNWTRSSLELTGAVMLRVGYHVPVDEVRREFERIVAESPLWDKRVARLEVTDSGDVTMELRALVSAANSADLWTLRCHLREKLISFIHAPQTLENDDEAVELPVE
- a CDS encoding SDR family NAD(P)-dependent oxidoreductase encodes the protein MNQLTVCITGSTDGIGLAAAKRFAAAGHRVIVHGRSASRIKEASAEIARVTGAEPLGALEADFTDLDAVYSMGRELVQRFPGLDLLVNNAAVYMPTRTLTPEGYETTFCVNYLAPVLLTSLLRPALIANGGSVLNVSSVDHHSAVFDSANFQGERGYSGYDAYARSKLFNIMFTLDSASDVRSNSLDPGVIATKLLHAGWSLAGDDASVGGEEVFGTVMEIARNGWNGEYFENLRPARYSPIAADVAARRELAELTGEMLRRFGF